In Oncorhynchus tshawytscha isolate Ot180627B linkage group LG08, Otsh_v2.0, whole genome shotgun sequence, the genomic window TCAATACgtttaaattgtgtgtgtgtgtgagtgtgtgtgtgtgtaatgcatgTTTGTGGGTTAGTGGTTTCTTGTGAGGGTGACCCGTGGGTTGTATTGGTCACAGGTCTGTAATTACCATTTACCTGtatggggcctcccgggtggtgctgtagtgccaccagagactctggtggcagactctgggttcgcgcccaggctctgtcgtaaccggccgcgaccgggaggtccgtggggcgacacacaattggcctagcgtcgtccgggttagggagggtttggccggtagtgatatccttgtctcatcgcgcaccagggactcctgtggcgggccgggcgcagtgcgcgctgtgttaagaagcagtgcggcttggttgggtatcggaggacgcataactttcaaccttcgtctctcccgagcccgtatgggtgttgtagcgatgagacaagatagtagctactaaacaattggataccacgaaattggggagaaaaaggggtaaaattcacacaaaaaagagaaaaaaagaatgACCTGTATAATACCAAGACAATgagtacaaaaaaataaaacaatataaaaaaaaCGTAACTTCTCGGTTTTTGTGATTTTTGGAGGGGACAGTTTACAAAATAGTTTGTACTGCTAGGAAGATGTTTTAGGATTATTGATGTTTGGGGGAAACTATTCACATCGACATTTGCGATCCACATGTAAAAGCATTGTTTTTAGTTTGCACAGTAGAGAATCATAGATATTGTAGTTAGTTCTCTCACTTTCCCCATCAGAAAGCAGATTCGTCAAAAgtgtttcacagggatgctggcccatgttgactcccaatgattcccacagttgtcaaattGCCTGGATGTTTTAATTGTCTCAAGACTTTAAAATcactttaatctgtctcctccccttcatctacaccgatttaaagtggatttaacaagtgtcatcaataagggatcatagctttcttcTGGTCAGTTTATCATGGAAAGAGCTAGTGCTCTTTTATGCTTTTTTAAAAATCAGTTTTTTGCGGATCCCAGGCAATGGGGTTGAGTGAGGTGGAGATTGTAGAcatccacaggtctggttcatcattggaagcaatttccaaacgcctgaaggtaccacgttcatctgtacaaacaattgtacgcaagtataaacacaatgggaccaagcagccacCATACCATTCAGGAAGGACACgcgttcagtctcctagagatgaacgtactttggtgggaaaagtgcaaatcaatcccacaaCAACCGCAAAGGGCCGTGTGGAGATGGAGGAaactggaggaaaccggtacaaaaatatctatatccacagtaaaacaagtcctatatcgacataacctgaaaggccgctccgcaaggaagaagccacggctccaaaactgccataaaaaagccagactacagtttgcaactgcacatggggacaaagatggtactttttggagaaatgtcctctggtctgatgaaacaaaaatagaactgtttggccataatgaccattgttatgtttggaggaaaagggggaggcttgcaagccaaagaacaccatcctaaccatgaagcatgggggtggcagcatcatgttttgggtgtactttgctgcaggagggactggtgcacttcacaaaataatcatgaggaaggaaatttatgtggatatattgaagcaacatctcaagacatcagtcaggaagttaaagcttggtcacaaatgggtcttccaaatggacaaagaccctaagcatacttccaaatttgtggcaaaatggcttaaggacaacaaagtcaagctattggagtggccatcacaaagccctgacctcaatcccatagaatatttgtgggcagaaaaagtgtgtgtgagcaaggaggtctacacaccagttctgtcaggaggtaGGGGCAAAAATTCActcaaattattgtgggaagcttgtggaaggctacctgaaacatttgacccaagttaaacaacttaaagtcaatgctaccaaatactaattgagtgtatgtaaacttctgacccactgggaatgtgatgaaagaaataaaagctgaaataaataattgtctctactattattctgacatttcacattcttaaaataaggtggtgatcctaactgacctaaaacagggattttttactaggattaaatgtcaggaattgtgaaaaactgagtttaaatgtatttggctaaggtgtatgtaaacttctgacttcaactgtacatgtaggcagagttattaaagtgactatgcatagataataacagagagtggcagcagtgtagagggggggtcaatgcaaatcgtctggggtggccatttgattaactgttcaggcttgggggtagatcctgtttagaagcctcttggacctagacttggcgctccggtaccgcttacaatgcggtagcagagagaacagtctatcactagggtggctggagtctttgacaatttttagggccttcctctgaccggtgatgtactgggccgtacgtactaccctctgtagtgtcttgcggtcagaggccgagctgttgccgtaccaggcagtgatgcaacccgtcaggatgctctcaatgctgcagctgtaaaaccttttgaggatctggggagccatgccaaatcttttcagtctcctgagggggaataggttttgtcgtgccctcttcatgactgtcttgatgtgcttggaccatattagtttgttagtgatgtggacgccaaggaacttgacgctctcaaactgctccactacagccccgtcgatgagaatgtgggcTTGCTCGgtgctctttttcctgtagtccacaaggGGGCAATGTTCTGGTCTAGAAGCACAGTTTCGACTGCTCCTACAGTTTTGCTTCAGTACTGCAGTTTACCTGACACGGCCCAGAAAGACAATGTTCATACATTGCCACATAGAGAAGTCAGATTTGAACATTCCAAATAAAACATTGTGCTCAAAACATCCATTGAATAATTCAAATAATTGTCGCTTAGGCTGATTTTGTTTTCTCCATCACTTACAGCTGAAGATACTAACATTTTATATTCATCAAATATCTGCCATGTTTTAAGATGACGTGATGTCATCGCTGCTCCCTGTGCACATTGAGTGCTATTGAGCGTGTAATGTTGGTCCGTATAAACCGGATAGAGATGTTCAATGAATCGGCGTATGCAAACATGAGTAGATCACCTTTTAAACAATGGTCAGACATCTTTGATGCAGTCTCCAGTTATTATTATACCTCAGtggtgacagcatgggcagtgccattgaggctatctccattgTAAAGTAGTCTATTTTATTCTTCACTATTGGATGATTCCTCCTGATGACCCAGTTGGACATGACTACAACAGGAGGGATTAGCCAATGAAattggaagtcccacccagttgacttcATTAAAATGTTGGATGCCCTCAATTGTTTTGTCTACGCTAAGAcggccttttggccactagatgcatctatcattctctatggtccCTTcctgttttgttccgtttgctctGTTTACTACCGTTTGGTTCTTAAACTGAGTCATTTAAAGCTACTGTATCCAACAGAGGTAGAATAGTTAACTAGTCTTGCAGCTATTCTTTGGTCTAACTAATACAGATAAGTTTGACCTAAATTCTAAGTCTTTATTCTTGTTCTAGTGATTGTGGTTGTATGGCAATATTACTGTCTTATACTAATTCCTAACTGTGGTCTTTCTCCAGCTGGGTCTTCTCCAGGGCTCACCTGCAGAACTGGTCACAGACTATGAGAAGAATGAAGACTTCCTGTGTAAAATACACAGGGTTTTGCTGGATGTGAGGTTCACCATAAATAATAACCTGATATTGGTCTTCATTACTTGAGTCATAGTTATATCAACTCCTATTTTGGTGAATCGGCTGCACACTGCTTTTATTACAAGGGGAatatgaggacatctagtggtcaGGTTAGGTAGAGTCCCAGTCACATTCTCTCTGGCTGTTTCAGTCTGCTTGATAAATTGTAGGTTGTGTGATTGTAGGTTTCCATTCTTTTCCTATTCCATTCCTATGCACAGTGTATTGTGTAACCTATAACCCTATTGTCACTAGGGCTGTGACAATACCAGTATCGCAAGATGTTTTCCATGGCAAAACTAAAAACAtgaagcagaccaaactctttggtcccttaaaaacctgctgtatgtaaaatagtgtgtgctatagcttggaaataaatacatgtgactctaGATGAtgacataatgatgtttgtttccaacattaggggctgttttcctaaagaagttaaatccgctttgtgttttgtttccttgccatgatACTAACGAGTATCTTCCTGGCCCtaattggcacacacacacaaagagtaaCCACAGGTGATCTGAagtgtatctgtctctcttctgtccagGTGAAGGTGCTGGAGGGCTCTCTGCAGTGCCCAGAGTCTGGCCATGAGTTCCCCATCTCCCAGGGGGTCCCCAACATGCTGCTGAATGAGGATGAGGCATAGAGGAGAGTGGTTGGGGGGGGTTGGTTACCCCCAACATGCTGCTGAATGAGGATGAGGCATAGAGGAGAGTGGTTGGGGGGGTTGGTTACCCCCAACATGCTGCTGAATGAGGATGAGGcatagaggagagtggtaggggGGTTGGTTACCCCCAACATGGGCTCTTAGATGTACAGAGAGAAATACACCACTTATCCATACGGTAACCCCCATTCGCCCATCTCCACCATCTCACACCAACCATTCATTGTATGGGACTGCTGGCATTAGAAGTGAGGGGAAAAAATGGAATCCTGTTTAAGACTGTATAGGAAGAAATATATGTTGAAGTGGTTATATAGTACATGTGGCAATGGGATGTGAATACACCGCTGCCCCCAGAAAACCACAGAACGGATCTGAATGCTTCTATGTTGTCCAATATCTGGGAGATgattttgtttaatttattcaTTTAATACAAAGTATAATTCCTTGGTTTCCTTGACACCCTAAAATACTTTCCCTTGTAATTAAGTTACACAGATAAATAAATCCAGGTTCAGACCTACAATACAGTTAAACATGCATACCGGTAGTATATCCACTCATGAATGAAAGGTAATGTCAAATTGTGATAAATCACCAAACCATGTCCTTGAGTTTGTTGTCGCAGGTCAGGAGAACTGCTGAGAGCTAGATGACGTGGCAATCCATGACTATATTTTGGACTGAGGGAAAGAGAAAAAGCTCCAGCCAGGGATAAGTTGTTTTAGAGGAAGTATTTTTCTACCCACGCATTGCAATACCACAACTAACCACTAGGCCCCTTTGATCCATTCACACCCAGGTCAGACAGTCACTGGCTGTTGCCAAGCAACCCTAGATCCACATAGGAAAAATTTGCTCTGAGCGGCTATGGAGGGGCACACTGTCTGAAGCTTTGGGGCACAGCATTAACGTTCATGTTGAAACAACAAAGTGTTCCCAATCTTCCCATGCAGTGTTATCATTTTCAGAAACCTTGCCAGGAGAGAAAAAAGCCTGTCCGCCCGCCACAAGCTTTTGGGCTGACTGcgtctcattctccctctctctctccctccatccctctctctctctctttttttctttttatcTCTCAAGGAATTAGCAAACTCCATCTATCACTTTTTTGCTTTTCAATAGCGACTGGGTATGAAACGGTGGTTTAATATGTTTGAACAGGATACTTACCTGAGGATAGAAGGGAGGCCTGTACAAACATTTTTGTGGTGGGGAAAATCTCCAGaaatatgtatttgtgtgtgtgtactgaattTATGAGGGAGATGTCCAATAACACACACCCATCACTGTGGTGGCACACCACCCACTAGCTCTCAcatgccacctctctctctctctctctcacacacacacacacacacacacacacacacacacacactgcattgcACACTGAAGTTACTGTCCCAAGGCTCTGGATAATATTTTTCTTGCCAAGGAATGAAAGAATGGCATCAGACCTTTTTGCTATAGTGGACGTTTTTCCCTCTGATACCCATATAAAAATAATCAAAAGGATGATTCATTTTCTAAGGATGGGATTGTACCAAAGCCTACCTTTAAATATATTATAGATTTTCACTGTTCTGGAGGAGTTGTCTATCGGTGTGCAAATACCTCTTTCATAGAGGATTTTATTATATTAGAACTTTTATGTAGTGTGAGAATTTGAGTAGCCAACCATGCTGCTTGGTTTACATCTCAACATTTTCTCAAAATTGTATCAGGAATCTCTATAGCATTCAATTCTTAGACTTTTGAAGGAACACGTATGGACAGTCATTATTTTCTATATGCTCAGAAATGGCTCTCGGGGAAAATGATCAAATAAACACTTTTGAAATAATTGTAACCAACTTTATGCTAATACGCCATAGGCTGAGCTCCTCTATTCTAGCTGTATTTGTTTTATACTATTATTTGCCTATTATTTTTACAAACGTTGGATATTTTCTTTAAAAGTGTATTTTTGGGGGTTGATAGACAGTCGCCAGGATAGCAGAGTAACAGGTCCTTATTGCGTATTGAACTGCACCGGACACTACACAGACTGAAAGATTCCTAAAGATTTGGAGTCGAGTGAACCCCTTCATCCATCTAACCACCGGACTATGTGGTTTACCCACCTCGCCCTGCTGCTGCTCCGGCTGGCGGTGTCCACCGAGGGGCTCTCCACCTGCAAGTCTTTCAGCCTGGATGATCAGAAACCCAAGTGCATCGAGGCCGTCCGCGGCCAGATCCTCAGCAAACTCCGCTACCGGAGCCCACAGCCCGAGGCCGTACCCGCCGAGGTGATGCTACTCTACAACAGCACCAAAGAGCTGTTGAAGGAGCGTGCGCGTCAGTCCGATTCCGCGTGCGACCGAGAGAGCAGCGAGGAGGATTATTATGTAAAAGAGGTTCAGCGCATAGACATGCGTAAGCAGCGCACGGACACAAGTGAGTGGAGTCTTAATATCAACATAATTTAATGGAATTTTTATACTTTACTGTTATGCATGCGTTAAGGTCTCCAACTACCTGGCCAAATTGTCAGATACCTCTATTACTGTCGTAACTGTGTGTTTGTcacattatttagtatatgttgCAATTTTATTGATACCTCTCCACTTCTGTAGATGCAGTGAACCCTCCCGTCCCCAGCCCGTATTACAGACTGGTGGGGTTCGATGTGAGTGTTGTGGACAGGAActccagcaccctggtcaaagctGAGTTCAGAATCTACAGGACACCAAACCCCCAGACCCGCACctcagagcagagagtagagatcTATCAGGTACAGGATCAGTTGGGTGTATTCATGGgagccaagggaagccaggcttccccaaagtatttgacaaagaaaaaaaatattaaatgtatattttgtctctctgtttcataaatgtccttcaatttgcaagaggctgaatgtttCTCATCAGAGAAAGCatttgatgctgtctggtccaaaggagtatgacattgtttccgctagtagcattgaatgcaagggaatcCAGCTAGCATTTGatctcccttgataaaaaatattaaatgataaccaatcagcgttgagctaaactgagctcAGCTGTGAAGGGTCATGGCCTGTCAAGGGCATCCGATTTGGATTCAGACCAATAAAATTAGAAGCTAAACATCATTATTGACAGAAAAAAAATTGAAttgttgtatctctgtgttgttcgGCCCTTTCCTAAACTAGCCACCTATGGATATGGACTTATGGTTTATATTTAATTATCTGTACTggcctactacaccggctctgacgctcatcggatgtggcagggcttgcaaactattacagattacaaagaGAAACCCAGCCTCGTGCTGCCCAGTGActcaagcctaccagacgagctaaatgccttctatgctcggtTCGAGGAAAGCAACACTAAACCATGCATGGGAGAACCacctgttccggacgactgtgatcaAGCTCTCTGTatccgatgtaagacctttaacagatcaacattcacaaggccacagggccagacgtgtactcagagcatgcgctgaccaactggcatgtgtcttcactgacattttcaacctcaccCTGACTGAATCTGTCATACTTAcaagtttcaagcagaccaccaaagtccctgtgcccaagaacgccaaggcggtgtcagaggaaagcccaaaaaattgtcaaaagactccagtcacccaagtcagactgttctttctgctaccgcatggcaagtggtaccggagcgcaaagtctaggaccaaaatgctctttaacagcttctacccccaagccataagactagtTGTTCAgcaatcaaatggccacccgaacaatctacattgaccccccccattcctgctactccctgtttattatctatgcatagacactccactgcagcattgaaggtccccaagaacagagtggcctccatcattcttaaatggaagaagtttggaatcaccatgactcttcctagaactggccgcccggccaaactgagcaatcgggggccttggtcaggaggtgaccaagaaccaaatggtcactctgacagagcttcttTGTGGAgatgaaccttccagaaggacaaccatctctgcagaactccatcaatcaggcctttatggtagagtggtcaggcggaagccactcctcagtaaaaggcacatgacagcccacttggagtttgccaaaaggcccctaaagaatctcagtccatgagaaacaagattctctggtctgatgaaaccaagattgaacacacGGTTGTGGTAgaatcgtgctgtggggatgtttttcagcagcaaggactgggagactagtcaggagagggaaagatgaatggagaaaagtatagagagagatccttgatgaaaacctgatccagagcacTCTGGACCTCCGACTGGTGCGAaggtccaccttccaacaggacaacgaccctaagtacacagccaagacaatgcaggagtggcttcgggacaagtttctgaatgaccttgagtggcccagccagagcccaggtctgaatacttatgtaaatgtgatatttcgtttttttatttgtaataaatgtgcaacaTTTTCTAAACTGTTTTTACTTtctcattatgggttattgtgtgtagatgaggggggggggatgatttcaatacattttagaataaggttgtaacctaacaaaatgtggaaaaagtcaaggggtctgaatagtttccgaatgcactgtatatatcacGGTTTCAAAGCATAGGAAGCaaatagagcaaacaacgcaattgtCAGAACATATAAGTTGTAATATGGCCTTTTTCCTGGATGagcttccccagtgatttaaCCCACCCACCGATACTGTATGGTATATCATATTACACTATTACATTGCCTGTGCCAggtattacagtattactttCCTGTACAAAGGGTTACAACAACATCATATACTTCATGAACCCATGTCAGAATCAATCAATTTGTTGTTACAATATCGCAGAACTTCACTGGGATCACAGTTTGCTGGAGTTGTGAACTGATGCTTCTCTCcggttctccctctgtctctgacaGGTGAAAAAGCAGAAGAGGCAACCGGTCCTTCGCAGAGATACATCCACTCCAGAACGGTTCGCCCACGGACCAAGGGGGCGTGGCTCTCGGTGGATGTCAGACACTGTGACGGACTGGCTGGCTCAGAGGTAAGTTGACAAGCCCATCACACGGCTCTttaac contains:
- the LOC112255920 gene encoding transforming growth factor beta-2 proprotein-like, whose translation is MWFTHLALLLLRLAVSTEGLSTCKSFSLDDQKPKCIEAVRGQILSKLRYRSPQPEAVPAEVMLLYNSTKELLKERARQSDSACDRESSEEDYYVKEVQRIDMRKQRTDTNAVNPPVPSPYYRLVGFDVSVVDRNSSTLVKAEFRIYRTPNPQTRTSEQRVEIYQVKKQKRQPVLRRDTSTPERFAHGPRGRGSRWMSDTVTDWLAQR